DNA from Gephyromycinifex aptenodytis:
CTATACCTCCACTATTTTTGCCGGTCTGCTCGGGTTCGCGGTCAGCATGGCGGTTTTGCCGCGGCTGCTGGCTAACAAGCAGGTCGGCGCGGTCACTAACCCTGAAGATGCGCTCCTGCAGCCCTACTTCACGGTCGAGATGGCCCCGGTCTTCAGCGTCATGACAGCCCTGGTCCTCGCCTTCATCCTCGGGGTGGCGATGACGGTCATCGAAGGTAAATCATTGCAGCGTGGACTCATTGAGTTCCGCGCCATCGTCAACATCGTCATCAGCGCGATCATCATCCCGTTGCTGCCGCTGTACATCTTCGGCGTCTTCCTCAACATGACCGCCGCCGGTGAGGTATTCAACGTCATCACTACATTCCTCGGCGTCATCATCATGGTTTTCGTCCTGACCGTGATTCTGTTGCTCATCCAGTACGCCGTGGCCGGAGCGATCGTGCACCGCAACCCGTTCAAGATGCTGGCGACGATGCTGCCCGCCTACGCGACCGCGTTGGGCACCTCTTCTTCGGCCGCCACCATCCCGGTGACGCTGCGCCAGGCCATCGCCTCCGGCGTCTCCACCCCCGTCGCCTCGTTCACCATCCCGTTGTGCGCCACCATTCACCTGGCCGGCTCCACGATGAAGATCACCTGCTTCTCGTTGGCCGTGATGATCCTGTACGGGCTGCCCATCAGCACCCCGACGATCATCGGATTCATCTTCATGCTCGGCATCACAATGGTCGCGGCTCCCGGCGTGCCCGGCGGCGCGATCATGACGGCGGCCGGTCTGCTCAGCACCATGCTGGGCTTCACCGAGCCCCAGGTCGGGTTGATGATCGCCACCTACATCGCCATCGACTCCTTCGGTACCGCCACGAACGTCACCGGCGACGGCGCTATCGCCCACATCGTCGACAAAATCACGGCCCGCTCCAACGCCCGCAACGGCATCGCTGTCGAACAGGACACCCCTGGCACCGCTACCGGCGGCGCCACCGTGGCTGGCTAGCCAGCCCGAACTCGCCTAGCAACGCCCCGGTCGCGACCCTCGCCGCGACCGGGGCGTTCCTCATGAGACGTGCGCGTCCAGGAAACTCAGCATCTGGTTGCGGATCGCCTCGTCCTGGAAGAACTTGGGGTCAGCGTGACCGGTGTCGATGATCGTCAGCTCGGTGGGCACCGAAGCCTTCTGCAGGGCGTCGCGCATGCGTTCGGCCTGCGCGAACGGCGCCGTGCAGTCTTGGCGGCCAGCGAACATGATCATCGCTGGGGACTGCTCGTTGATGTAGGTCAGCGGGCTCGCCGAATCGGCGATCTTGCCGCCCTGCTCGCTGCCGGGGTCGGCGCCGATCAGTTGCCCGTGGGAGGAATCGGCCCCCGTGCGTTCCGGGTCGCATCCCTGTGCCTGTTGGTCCGGGATCCGGCCCCGCAGGTCGTACAGGCCGTAGTACCCGACGACGGCATCGACCTTGCTGTCGGTGGAGGTCTCGCCCAAGGTTCCCTGCACGGTCTCGTCACCGGCGGCCATCGCCACCAGCGAGGACAAGTGCGCCCCCGCGGAGTCTCCGCCGAGCGCAAAGCGCTCCGGGTCCAGGCCGAACTCCGCGGCGTGGGCCTTCAAGTACCGCACCGAGGCTGCGATGTCGTGGGTGGGCGCCGGGAAGGTGTTGGCCGGGGCGAGTCGATAGTTGACGCTGGCGATCGCATACCCGTGCTCCAGCAGCGCCTGCTTCATCTCATCCATATGGATGTCGGTATTCGCCAGGTCCGCTTTCTCACCGGCGCGCCATCCCCCGCCGTGCGCCCACACCAACACCGGGAACGGTCCACTGCCCTGGGGGGTGAAGATGTCTAGTGTGTGTTCGGGCATCCCGTCGTCCACATAGTGGATGTCGAGACGTTCAGGTTGCGGATCGCTCACACCGGCTGCTGCGGTCGTGCTTTCCGGCGACCCGGCGGTCCCGTCGTCCGTTGGAGAGTCCGCGGATTTCGTTGCGGCTCCTGAACATCCGGCACCCAGAACGGCAACAGCCGCGGCCAGCACAAGCAATCTTCTACGCATGTTCTCCCCCTTGTTTCAGGCCTGGATGGCCTTATCCCTGCAGAGAGGGTAACCACCTCTCGGCAGTGCTGGTCCCGTTGCGTGCATGAGCAAACGAGCCCTGTTGGACGAGCGTATAGAGTAAGGGTCGAAGACCTCTGGGGGTGGAGGGAAACGCTCTATTTTGGGGGACCCTGAATGGCTAGTCGGACTACAGCGTCGCCGGGTGCGCGCACCATCACGTCGTTGAGCGAATCGGATGTTGCGGCCGGGATATTGCCACGACTACGGACGATAGTCGACGAAGCACCTGACGCCATCGCCATTGCAGATGACAGCACCGAACTGACCTATGCCGAGCTCGCCGCGCAAGCAGCTACCACCCTGAGCGTGCTGCGACGCGCGTTGGACAGTCTGGAACCGCCACTTACCCCCAAGGGGGCTGCCGAGTTCGGCTCCGGCGAGGTCGTCGGGATGCTCTTTGGTCACACCACTCAGGCCGTAGTGGCCCTACTGGCCGTGCTGGCCTCCGGTCATCCCGTCCTGGTGTTGGATCACCGCACGCCGCCGGCTCGGCTGCGCCAGTTCGTCGAGCGCGCTGGGATGCGCGTCCTCCTGGCCGACAAAGCGCGGCAGCCGATGGCCCGCGAACTATGCCGCCCGGTCATCGTGCCCCCTCGCGACGTTCGACGTACCTCGGCTGATGAGTTGTGGGCGAACATGCCCGACCCGACCTCGGTTGCCGCGTTGGCTTTCACCTCGGGCTCCACGGGGACTCCCAAACCCGTAGCCAACGATCACCGCCTCTTCGTGCGCGATGCGTGGAACAGCTCAATCGCCAGCGGTTGCTACGGCGCCGATGACGTCATCGCACACACCTTGCCGATCGCCTTCCACGCCGGCCTGACCACGACCGTGCACGGGCTGCTCGTGGGAGCCACGATGCGGTTGTACGACGCCCGAGAGCGCGGCATCGAGCCACTGCCCGGTTTCATCGCCGAGCATGCCTGCTCGGTGATGATCACCAGCCCGGGCATTCTGCGCGGTTTCATCGCTTCGGGACCCGACCCCGACCTGCTCACCAGCCTCACATCACTGACCATCGCTGGCGAGACCGCCTACGGTCGCGACGTCGAGGCGGCCCGCAAGATCCTGCCGGAGAACTGTGTACTGCGGAACCGATATGGCTCATCGGAGACGGGGCTCATCGCCGAGTACGTCATCGACAACGCCCACGGTGAACTGGTCGGCCAGTTGCCTGTGGGTCGCGGCGTGGGACGCACCGAATGCACTGTCGTCGATGCTGAAGGCAACCCGGCAGCCCCCGGCGTGACCGGCAGGCTCGAGGTTCGCGCCCCCAACCTGGCCATGGGCTATTGGGGGTTGCCGGAGATCACTGCGGAGTCGTTCACTCAGACTGCGGAGGGCACCTGCGCCTATCGCACCAGCGACCTGGGCCGGATGGATGCGGCCGGGAATGTGACGATCGTGGGCCGGGCGGACCACAGCGTGAAGATCCGCGGATACCTCGTGGACCCGGGCGAGATCGACGCCGCGCTTTTTGCCCTGCCTCAGGTGCGCGAAGCTGTCGTGGTCGGGGCCAAGCATCCGCTGGACGACCGCAATCGCCTCATCGCCTATGTCGTGCCGCGGCGCACCGGCACCGACGCGGACGCAATCCGTTCGGCACTGCGCACTGCGCTCCCGACGCACATGATCCCCGAAGCTGTCGTGTTCTTGACCTCGATCCCCCGCAACGACCGCGGCAAGATCGACCGGCACTCCTTGCCGGAACCGCCGCCACCGGCGCCTGTCGGCGGCGTCGGCGATGTCAGCGAATGGGAAGAGATCGTCGCGCATCACTGGGCCGAAGTTCTCCGGGTGGAGCGGGTAGGCCTCGAGGACGACTTCTTCGCCCTGGGCGGGGACTCCCTGACCGCAGAAGCAATCGTCACTCGGATGATCGAGGACCTCGGGGTCAGCCCAGAGGTCGCCCGCACCGCTACGCTCGCCGAACATCGCACGCTGCGCGCCTTCGCCCGCAGTCTCCAAGGCCACCCGGGCAAACCGCGAACCGCCCTGGTTACTTTGCGTGCGACCGGCTCCAAGACGCCGCTGTTCTGCGTGGCAGGTGGCGGTGGCCTCGGAATCGCCTTCCAGCCCTTGACGGCCCGTATCGACGCTGACCGCCCGGTCTATGCCCTGCAGTCACCGGTCATCGAGAGCCGCGGCCTGCCGGAGATCAGCGTGCGCCAGATGGCGCGGCGGCACGTCGCCGTCATGCGTTCGGTGCAGCCGCACGGCCCGTACAACCTGGCCGGACACTCCTTCGGCGGCATCGTCGCGGTAGAGATGGCGCAGCAGTTGCAGGAAGCAGGCGAGCAGGTCGCTCACTTCATCGTGCTGGATTCCTTCCCGCCCGACCCCAAACAGCATCCGCCGCTGGAGCCGTCCCTGATTCGCGGTCTGCGAATGATCGCGGCGGTCGTCTGGACGGCGACCCGCAACACCTCCGGCGGCATCGGCGCCTACCGCTTCTGGGAACAGTCCCGTTGGCTGGGGCACTGTTACCACGGTCGCTCCTGGGGCGGAAAAACGCTGGTGCTGGTCGCGGACTCGCCCCAACGCGAAGAACGCTCTGCCTGGGACGGGTGCCTGCACGGGCAATGGCGCAAGGTCGATGTGGGTGGTGACCACATCACGATGCTGCGACAGCCGTTCGTCGATGAAGTCGCAGAGCACGTCAACACCTTCCTCGCCAGCGACGAGGTCCCCACCGAAACCGATCAGTCGGCGGCGGGCAGCGACGACACCGACCAGTCTCCCCAGGTGCTTCGATGAGCGGCCGCGCCCACGCACCTGCGCGCAGCGCGGTACCGCCGATGGCAGCTCTGCTGTGTTGGCTGACCGTCGCCCTGGAAGGCTTTGACCTTGTCGCTTTCGGCGCGGTCATCCCGACCCTGCTGGAGACGGCGCACTTGGGCATGGGCCGTGCCGAGGTGACGATGGTCGCCACGATCTCGCTGGTCGGGGTGGGCGTGGGGGCCGCTGCCTGCGGGCCGTTCATCGACCGGTACGGCAGACGCCTCGGACTCTTCATCAGCGTCGCCATGTTCTCCCTCTTCACCCTCGCGGTGCCACTGGCCGGTTCGGTGGCCATGCTTGCCGCGGTGCGCTTCGTCGCCGGCCTAGGGCTGGGGGCGTGTATGCCCACGGCGATCGCCCTCATGAACGAAGCCAGTTCCGTCAGGCGTCGCGCGAGCGCGACCACGGTGACGATGACCGGCTACCACGTGGGGGCCGTCGCGATGACGCTGCTGGCCCTGGCTGTGGGCCGGGACTGGCACCTGCTGTTCTACGGGGGCGGCACGCTCGGTCTGCTGGTACTGCCCTTGGTGTGGTTCGGGTTGGAGAAGAACAGCATCGCGCCCCCTTCCCCGGGTACACCTGCTGCTGCGCGCCCGCTGCGTGAACTGCGCACCCCAGGGGCGGTGGCAGCCATGGTCTCTGCCTGTGTCGCCTCGTTCATGGGTCTGCTGCTGGTGTACGGGCTCAACACGTGGCTCCCGCAGATCATGCGAGACGCCGGGTACTCCCTGACGTCTTCGCTCAGCCTGCTGCTCATCATGAATGCGGGCGCAGTGGCCGGGCTACTCCTGGCGGGCGTGGTGGCGGACCGACGCGGCATCCGGGGTTCGACGGTGGCCTGGTTCGCAGCCTCGGCACTGTTCTTGCTGCTGTTGTCCACCAGGATCGCCAACCCGGTCCTTCTGCACGCTGTCGTGTGCGTCACCGGGCTATTCGTCTTCAGCGCCCAGGGGCTCGTCTATGCCTTGGTCGCCCACCTCTTCGAGGAGCGGGTGCGCGGAACGGCGCTGGGGATGGCCTCCGGCGTCGGGCGCCTCGGCGCGATCACCGGCCCGGCGGCAACCGGCGCGTTGGCCAGCGCCGGGCTGGTCTACCCGTTCGGGTTCTACTTCTTCGGCGGTGTCGCCGTGCTCGCGGCCATCGCGGTGCGATCGATGCCCGCACACCTCAACACCGCCCAGCCGGAGTCAGCCGCGTTCGTGCGCAGCTAGGCGCACGTGCGCGGCCGGCGCACCGTACTCGTCGTAGCCCCCGATGCGCTGGGTGAGCTCGATGTGAAACGCGCCGTTGATGACCTGGGTGTAGGCGTGGATGAACGCGCCCTGATCGTCTCGGTCGTACAGCAGCCCGCACTCGCGCAACCGAGCCAGATACTCCGGTTCCAGCTCGACTCTGGAGTCAAGGTCCACGTAATAGTTTTCCGGCACGTCCAGGAAGCGCACCCCGGCCGCACGCGCCCGGCGCACTGCCGCTTCCACATCAGGGCAGGCGAACGCGATCTGTTCGATGCCGCGCGCTGCGTTGTCACGATTGTCCTCACTGGCGCTCAAGATCACCCGCAGATTCCCGGCGGCGGGGCGCAGCGGGCGGCTGCGCAGTCGCCCGCTGGGCTGGATGAATTCGGTGATCTCCCCGGCTTGCAGGCCGAACACGGTGCGGTAGAAGGACTGCTCGGAGGGCAACCGGTCGGCCGGGACACTCACGGTCAGGTGGTCGATGCCGAGCCAGTCGCCGACTTCTTCTGCGGCCGGTTCGAGCGGGGTGTAGCCGGCGCGCCAGTCCTGGGCGTGACCGCCCGGTGAGCTGAGGAAGACGTGCAGACCGTCGGGGGTGTCGATGCCGGGCAGTGCGGCCTGATAACGGCCGCGCGCTTTGCGAACCTCTGGCCAGAGCAGGGCGCGGGCGCGGGTGGCGACGTCTTGCACGTCATCAGTGATCAGCGCCAACGCGCTCACGAAGGGCCGCGACCGGGGGGCTTCCTCGGCGTCGGGCACCGGCAGGGTGGTCACGCAGACATGCGCTTCGCCGTTGCGCCACCACTGCACCGGACGGGTGGCGTGCTCACCGACATGCGTGAAACCGAGCGCGCTCAGCAGCGGGCGCACGATCTGGTCTTCGGGTTCCACCGCGAACTCCACGAAACCGGCGTCGACGCGGGCCGGCAGCGGCGGCGGGTCGAACAGATCCACCCGGGGACGCTTCGCCCCGGACAGGGCCCGCATCTCCTCCTCGAGGTGCAGCAACGAGCGCATCCCATCCAGAGCGGTCTGACGCGGGTGCGCGGTGCGCACCACGTCGCTGAACACCTCCAAGGACAGCGGACCGCGGTAGCCAGCCTCGACGACGGCGCTGACCAGCGCGGCCACCTCCAGGTTGCCCTGGCCCGGAAAGCACCGGAAGTGACGCGACCAGGACAACACGTTCATGTCCAGGCGCGGGGCGTCAGCGATCTGCATGTACAAGATGCGACTGCCTGGAACCTCGGCCAAGGCCTGTGGGCCGTCCCCGCGCGAAAGGATGTGGAAGGTGTCCACGGCGAGCCCGATGCAGGGGTGATCGGCCCGACGTACGGCCTCCCAGGCCTGGCCGACCCGGTCGATATGCCGGCCCCAGGCGAGCGCTTCGAAGGCGATGACGATGCCGTGTTCGTGGGCGACCTCGCCGACGGCGTGCAGTTGTTCTGCGCTGAGGTCGAGGTCGTCGATGGCGCTGGGCAGCGCGTTGGAGCAGGCCAGCGCGGTGTGCACACCGAGTTCTTCCATCACGGCGAACTTTTTGCGCAGTCGGCGACGAACGGGCTCGAAGCGGGCCGGATCCCACCCTTCGATGTCCCGCAACGGTTGAAACAGTTCGATGCTCAGGCCCAGGTCACGGCACCTGTGCGCGACCTCCCGCGGCGATGACGTGGCGGCGATGAGATCGTTGTCGAACAGTTCGATCCCATCGAAGCGGGCCGCCGCAATCGCGGCGAGCTTATCTTCGAGCTGACCCGACAGCGACACGGTCGCGATCGCTTTGCGCATGACTGCAGTCCCCTTTTTCTGGCCGGTCGGCCCGGCACCCCTGAAGCAACCGTAGTGGAGGCTTCCCTTAGCTACCTCCCCATCGGGTGTCGATGCTCTGACGGCCAGGCGCGGGGAAGAACGATCTGTGCGGCGAAGTGTTCGCCGGGAGCGTCCAGAAGAGCCCATCTTGACCTTGCATACCGCGAACCCGGTGGCCCAGCGAGCGCGGTCATCGTCACATGCCCGAATCTGGTGATTTGCGCACCGGGTGACCCCATCCAGGTGGACAGTGGACCCCGCGCTCCAAAGACCTACTCCCCGATACGAAAAGAGCTGCCATGATCGCGCTCCACACTGCCATCGCGATCGTCGCCATCGTCCTGCTCATCATCAAGGGCAAAGTCGATCCGATCATCTCCCTCGTCCTCGGCTGTCTGTACCTCGGCCTGGCCAGTGGCATCGGTTTCGAGGCCACCGTTGATGCCATCACCTCCGGGTTCGGCGACATCATGGCCAAGATCGGTCTGCTCATCGGGTTCGGTGTGCTCATCGGTGGGCTGCTGAACACAACCGGCACCTTCAGCCGACTGGTGACCGTGCTGCTCAAGGCAACCGGGCCGGCGCGGATTCCCTACGCCCTGGCCATTGCGCTGTCCACCATCTTCCCGGCCATCTACGTCGACGTGCAGGTCGTGCTGGGCGCCCCGGTCGCCCGCAAGAGCGCCCCGCACATCGGGCGCAACGGTTTGGCGCTGATGGCCGGGGCCCTGGGCACCGGCATCTTCTGCGGCTACGTCTTCGTCGTGCCTGGGCTGTCCGCGATCTCCATCGCCGGGCTGCTGCAGATCCCACTCGGCACGTATCTGCTGTACGGCATCGTCCTGGGCCCGTTGACTGCAGTGCTGACCACCTTCGTGTTCAGCCGGATGCTGCACCACGGCTGGTGGAAGCCTGCGCTGGACGAAGAAGAGTTCGACGAGTCGACAACCGATGACGACGACCCGATCCCCGGGCAGGACGGCGGACACCGGCTCCCGCCGCTGGCCTTGGCGCTGCTGCCGATCCTGATTCCCCTGGTCCTCATCGCGACCGGCGCCTTCGCCGGACTGGCCGGGGTGAAGAATGAGTTCCTCGGCTTCGTCGCTGACGCCAACGTGGCCATGTTCATCGGTTTGCTCGTGGCCTACGTGCTGGCCCGGCGCACCGTCGGCAGTGCGGGCACGGATGAAGCATTCTCCGCAGGCCTGCACACGACCGGTGAGATCTTGCTCGTGACCGGTGTCGGTGGTTCGCTCGGTGCGGTGATCAAGGCCACCGGACTGGCTGACGTACTCGGCTCTCTGTTCAGCGCCGACGCCGGTGCCCCGATCATCATCAGCATCCTGCTGGCCTGGTTCATCGCTGCTGTTCTGCACCTGGCGATCGGTTCGGTCTCGGTGGCGGCCATCACCGCGGCGGGCATCGTCGCCCCGATCGTCGGCTCGACCGGGGTGGCCCCCATCGCGATCGGTCTGGCGATCGCTGCCGGTTCGTTGTTCGCCCTGCAGGTCAACAGCAACTTCTTCTGGATGTTCAAGGCGCTGCTCGGCTTGAGCACCCAGGGAGCGTTGAAGACGATGACGACCGTCACCGCCATCGCCTCGTTCGTGTCGCTGCCGTTCATCATCGCGATCGCGTTCATCGTGCCCGCCTGAGCAAGCTGAGCGCACGACCCACCCCGAGGCACTCGGCTCTGCCGTGCCATCGCTTAGCTGAACCGCCCGGCCCGTGAGGGTCGGGCAGTTCCTCGTTGCGGCAGCCAAGCGGGTGGGCGCGAGGTACGTCTCGCTGTGCCGGTTGCGGCCTGCGTCGCTACGCCCGCAGCCAGACCCGCTGCCGCCGCTGGCAAGCGTTGTGATCTGCATAGATTCGCGCGCTAAACCTGGCCTTTACCGCCGCGACGCGAGAACCTGGGAGTACGAGGTCCGCCAGTGCAGGAGTCGCCATGAACGAAACACCCGTCCGCGATTTCACCGGCCAGGTCGTGCTGGGCACCACCGGTGCCGAACAGTGCGCTACCGCTGAGTTCTGGGGGGCTGCTTTCGCCGCCCGTCGCCGCCTCCCGGTGCTCTTGCTAGGCGCCTTCGGCCACGGGCCCACTGCTGCGCCGGACGCTATTTTGCTGCCGCAGATCACCGAAGATGCGCAGTTGGCCATGACCTCCTACCTGGAGCAGATGCGCACGAACCTGCAGAGTCAATACGAGAACCTGGACGTGGGCGTCGAAGCCGCACCCGGACACGCTGGACCGTGGTTGGCTGATGCGTCGCGCTCCGCCGATCTGGTCGTCGTGGGGACCCGGGGCTTGAACGGGCTGAGCGGGCTGCTGCTCGGGTCGACCTCGCAATACCTGGTCACGCATGCCCGCGGCCCGGTAGCGGTCGTGCCCTCCTCGCTGACCGAGGACCTGACTGACGGGGACCCCATCGTGTTGGGTGTGGACGGCGAGAGTGACTCCGCCGCCACCGAATTCGCGTTCGAGCAGGCCCGCACCGAGGGGCGGCCATTGGTCGCCGTGCACTCCTGGGAGCCCGGAGATCGCTGGGCCGACCGGGACGAGCGGGGACCGGCGGTGCCCACCGATGACCACCTCGACCACGTCCTGAAGGAAACCCTGGCCCAGCACACCGAACGCTTCCCTGAAGTGGAGGTGCGACGCCAAGTCGTGCGCGGCCAATCCGATGTGGCCCTGCTGGGTGCCTCGGCCCGCGCCGCGATGCTCGTCGTGGGCACCCACGGCCGCGGCGAGGTCCGCGGGTTGCTCTTCGGCTCCACCAGCATGCGACTGTTCGCACGCGCCTCCTGCCCCGCCATCGTCGTCCCGGAACGGACTCGGCAACAGTAGGTAGGCGAGCAGGTAGGCGGCTGTCGAGGCGTTGAGGCGCCTCCGCAGTCGTCTGCCCCCTCCACGGGTGGAAGCAAAAGAGTGCGGTACAGCGCGCCGCTGCACCGGAAAGCATGCCTAAACTCCGCCCACCGGTAGGAAACCGGTCGGTAACGAAGGGCGAAGGCATGAGGGAGTACGACGTCGATGTCGTGATCATCGGCTCGGGTTTCGGCGGATCGGTTGCGGCGCTGCGCCTGGCCGAGAAGGGTTACCGCGTCCGGGTGCTCGAAGCTGGACGACGCTTCGCGGACGAGGAGCTCCCACGCACGAGTTGGGATGTGCGCCGGTTCCTGTGGGCCCCGAAACTGCGCTGCTTCGGGATCCAACGCATCCACCTGCTGCGCGACGTGGTGGTGCTCGCTGGGGCCGGTGTCGGCGGCGGTTCTCTGAACTACGCCTGCACCTTGTATGTGCCCCCAGAGCCGTTCTTCGGTGACCGGCAGTGGGGCCACATCACCGACTGGCACGCCGAACTGGCGCCGCACTATGAGACCGCCTCCCGAATGCTCGGTGTCACCACCAACCCGTGCGACGGGCCCGTGGAGGAGGTGATGCGGGCAACCGCCCGCGACCTCGGCGTGCAGGACACCGTCTTCAGTACCCCGGTCGGGGTGTACTTCGGTGAACCCGCACGCACTGTCGCCGACCCTTACTTCGGCGGCGCCGGGCCGGCCCGCACCGGCTGCACCCAGTGCGGCAACTGCATGGTCGGCTGCCGGGTCGGGGCCAAGAACACCCTCGTCAAGAACTATCTGGCGCTGGCCGAACGCCTCGGCGTGCGCATCGACCCGCTGCGCACCGTCACCCGGGTGCGCCCGCTGGATGCCGCTCACCCTGACCAGGGGTACGCCGTCACCTCCGAGGCGACCGGGTCGCTGCTGCGTCGCCGTCCCGAGACGTTGCGGGCCCGGCAGGTGATCCTGGCCGCCGGGGCGTTCAATACCGGGCAGTTGCTGCACCGCTGGAAGGCCACCGGTGACCTGCCGAACCTCTCGCCAGCCACGGGGCTGTTGACCCGCACGAACTCCGAGCAGCTCAGTGCCGCCATGACCCTGGATCTGCCGGCCGAAGACCTCAGTCGCGGTGTCGCCATCACCACCTCCTTCCACGTCTCAGCCGACACCCACGTCGAGAACTGCCGGTACGGGGCCGGCTCCAACCTCATGGGCGCCATGATGGCCGTCTTCACCGACAGCGCCGGACGCCGGTCCCGGCTCCTGAGCGCAGCCCGCGAACTGGTGCGGAACCCGATCACCCAGGTGCGGGCGATGTCGCTGCACCGGTGGAGCCAACGCACGATCATCGCGCTCATCATGCAGAGCCGCGACAACTCCCTGACCACCTCCTACCGGCGCGGTCTCTTCGGCGGGCACCGGATGAGCAGCCGGCAGGGCCACGGTGAACCGAACCCGACCACGATCCCCGAGGGGGTGCGCGCCACCCGGGTGCTGGCGGCCCGGCTGGCCGAACGCACCGGCCGCAACGCGATGCCGCGCGGTTCCATCGGGGAACTGTTCGATGTGCCGATGACCGCGCACTACCTGGGCGGCGCAGTGATCTCCGACGACCCGAGTACCGGGGTGGTCGACCCCTACCAGCGGGTGTGGGGCTACCCGGGCATCACCATCGCCGACGGGGCCGCCATCAGCGCCAACCTGGGAGTGAACCCGGCCCTGACGATCACGGCGCAGGCAGAGCGGGCGATGTCGCTGTGGCCGCGCCCGGGCGAGCCGGATACTCGCCCCGCCCAGGGCGCCCGGTACACCAGGCTGGAGCCCACGCTGGACGGGATCGGGCAGAGCGATGCCGCCTACACCCCGCAAGTTCCCTCGATGGAGACCTCTTAGGACGGGAGTGCCGCCATCGCGCGCGGGCGCCCCCTGCACGTTGCGACCCGGTAGGAGCTGTCCCAGTGAGTGCGGTGACCGTCGGGAGAGGCGCCGGTGAGATCGCCGGCGCTCACCCTCACCTCGGCGGCCGTCTCAGCGGCAACGGTGTGAAACGTCTCCGGCTCTGGCTCCAGCC
Protein-coding regions in this window:
- a CDS encoding dicarboxylate/amino acid:cation symporter; the protein is MVNKDRRKVGLLPKIIIAIILGIVCGLFFPEWLTRVFVTFNGLFGNFLSFVIPLIILGLIAPAISELGKGAGKWLAVTAGIAYTSTIFAGLLGFAVSMAVLPRLLANKQVGAVTNPEDALLQPYFTVEMAPVFSVMTALVLAFILGVAMTVIEGKSLQRGLIEFRAIVNIVISAIIIPLLPLYIFGVFLNMTAAGEVFNVITTFLGVIIMVFVLTVILLLIQYAVAGAIVHRNPFKMLATMLPAYATALGTSSSAATIPVTLRQAIASGVSTPVASFTIPLCATIHLAGSTMKITCFSLAVMILYGLPISTPTIIGFIFMLGITMVAAPGVPGGAIMTAAGLLSTMLGFTEPQVGLMIATYIAIDSFGTATNVTGDGAIAHIVDKITARSNARNGIAVEQDTPGTATGGATVAG
- a CDS encoding alpha/beta hydrolase; translation: MSDPQPERLDIHYVDDGMPEHTLDIFTPQGSGPFPVLVWAHGGGWRAGEKADLANTDIHMDEMKQALLEHGYAIASVNYRLAPANTFPAPTHDIAASVRYLKAHAAEFGLDPERFALGGDSAGAHLSSLVAMAAGDETVQGTLGETSTDSKVDAVVGYYGLYDLRGRIPDQQAQGCDPERTGADSSHGQLIGADPGSEQGGKIADSASPLTYINEQSPAMIMFAGRQDCTAPFAQAERMRDALQKASVPTELTIIDTGHADPKFFQDEAIRNQMLSFLDAHVS
- a CDS encoding non-ribosomal peptide synthetase, which gives rise to MSESDVAAGILPRLRTIVDEAPDAIAIADDSTELTYAELAAQAATTLSVLRRALDSLEPPLTPKGAAEFGSGEVVGMLFGHTTQAVVALLAVLASGHPVLVLDHRTPPARLRQFVERAGMRVLLADKARQPMARELCRPVIVPPRDVRRTSADELWANMPDPTSVAALAFTSGSTGTPKPVANDHRLFVRDAWNSSIASGCYGADDVIAHTLPIAFHAGLTTTVHGLLVGATMRLYDARERGIEPLPGFIAEHACSVMITSPGILRGFIASGPDPDLLTSLTSLTIAGETAYGRDVEAARKILPENCVLRNRYGSSETGLIAEYVIDNAHGELVGQLPVGRGVGRTECTVVDAEGNPAAPGVTGRLEVRAPNLAMGYWGLPEITAESFTQTAEGTCAYRTSDLGRMDAAGNVTIVGRADHSVKIRGYLVDPGEIDAALFALPQVREAVVVGAKHPLDDRNRLIAYVVPRRTGTDADAIRSALRTALPTHMIPEAVVFLTSIPRNDRGKIDRHSLPEPPPPAPVGGVGDVSEWEEIVAHHWAEVLRVERVGLEDDFFALGGDSLTAEAIVTRMIEDLGVSPEVARTATLAEHRTLRAFARSLQGHPGKPRTALVTLRATGSKTPLFCVAGGGGLGIAFQPLTARIDADRPVYALQSPVIESRGLPEISVRQMARRHVAVMRSVQPHGPYNLAGHSFGGIVAVEMAQQLQEAGEQVAHFIVLDSFPPDPKQHPPLEPSLIRGLRMIAAVVWTATRNTSGGIGAYRFWEQSRWLGHCYHGRSWGGKTLVLVADSPQREERSAWDGCLHGQWRKVDVGGDHITMLRQPFVDEVAEHVNTFLASDEVPTETDQSAAGSDDTDQSPQVLR
- a CDS encoding MFS transporter, with amino-acid sequence MSGRAHAPARSAVPPMAALLCWLTVALEGFDLVAFGAVIPTLLETAHLGMGRAEVTMVATISLVGVGVGAAACGPFIDRYGRRLGLFISVAMFSLFTLAVPLAGSVAMLAAVRFVAGLGLGACMPTAIALMNEASSVRRRASATTVTMTGYHVGAVAMTLLALAVGRDWHLLFYGGGTLGLLVLPLVWFGLEKNSIAPPSPGTPAAARPLRELRTPGAVAAMVSACVASFMGLLLVYGLNTWLPQIMRDAGYSLTSSLSLLLIMNAGAVAGLLLAGVVADRRGIRGSTVAWFAASALFLLLLSTRIANPVLLHAVVCVTGLFVFSAQGLVYALVAHLFEERVRGTALGMASGVGRLGAITGPAATGALASAGLVYPFGFYFFGGVAVLAAIAVRSMPAHLNTAQPESAAFVRS
- a CDS encoding sugar phosphate isomerase/epimerase and 4-hydroxyphenylpyruvate domain-containing protein, with translation MRKAIATVSLSGQLEDKLAAIAAARFDGIELFDNDLIAATSSPREVAHRCRDLGLSIELFQPLRDIEGWDPARFEPVRRRLRKKFAVMEELGVHTALACSNALPSAIDDLDLSAEQLHAVGEVAHEHGIVIAFEALAWGRHIDRVGQAWEAVRRADHPCIGLAVDTFHILSRGDGPQALAEVPGSRILYMQIADAPRLDMNVLSWSRHFRCFPGQGNLEVAALVSAVVEAGYRGPLSLEVFSDVVRTAHPRQTALDGMRSLLHLEEEMRALSGAKRPRVDLFDPPPLPARVDAGFVEFAVEPEDQIVRPLLSALGFTHVGEHATRPVQWWRNGEAHVCVTTLPVPDAEEAPRSRPFVSALALITDDVQDVATRARALLWPEVRKARGRYQAALPGIDTPDGLHVFLSSPGGHAQDWRAGYTPLEPAAEEVGDWLGIDHLTVSVPADRLPSEQSFYRTVFGLQAGEITEFIQPSGRLRSRPLRPAAGNLRVILSASEDNRDNAARGIEQIAFACPDVEAAVRRARAAGVRFLDVPENYYVDLDSRVELEPEYLARLRECGLLYDRDDQGAFIHAYTQVINGAFHIELTQRIGGYDEYGAPAAHVRLAAHERG